The sequence below is a genomic window from Ciceribacter thiooxidans.
GCCGGCGAAGCTGATCATGTTGGTGAGCTGATTTTCGCTCGTATCCTCGAGGATGTCCGCGCCGCCCGGCGCGTTGAACCCGATCGACATCGAGATTGCCGACCCGGCGAATTGCAGTCCGAGAACGAAGAGACGCGGGATCATTCCATACATCGCTCCGATGAGTGCTTCGCCGGCAACGATGCCGATGTAGCCGTAGCCGGCGGACTGCACCTTCGGATAGATGACATCCCAGAGAACCGGAAGCACGGCGAGCGAGACTGCGAAGGCGATGAAAAGCCGGATCTGGGGAGCGACCCGCGCCGACGAAAAGCCGGGGAGAACCATCAGACACGTCCCGATCCGGCAGAAGGCCGCAAACAGGGCCAGCACCGTCCCCTCGGGGTCGGTTATCATGAGATGGAGCCCAGGATCTTGATTTCGATGCCCTTGGCCAGTTCAACATGCGAGAGAACCGGCAAGGTCGCGAAGAGCCGTTCAATGATCATGCGGACATAGGAGCGCGTTTCCGGAGACGTGACAAGCACGAAGGGCATGCCGCGGTCCATGAATTCACGGATTACTTTGCTCGCCTGCTCGCTGAATTCCTCCAGACTGCGCGGATCGATGTCGAACTCAACGATCTCGCCCTTGGCGTCGCGCTTCAGCGCCTGATGGAAAATCAGGTCCCATTTGCTGCCGAGGCGCAGCACCCTGAGCACGCCGTTGTCAGCGAGATCGCCGCAGAGCTGCTGTGCCATGCGTACCCGGACGTGTTCGACGATCTGTTCGGTCTTGCGGACGTGGGGTGCAAGTTCCGCCACCGCTTCCAGAATGAGGTGCAGGTTTCTTATCGATACACGCTCGGCAAGCAGGAGCTTCAGCACCGCCTGCAGTCCCGAATAGGACATGTGCGAGGAACAGATTTCGTCGGCGAGCTTCTTGTATTCCGGATCAAGCCGGTCGATCAGGATCTTGACGTCCTTGTAGGAGAGAAGCTGCGGCAGGTTGTTGCGGATGACCTCGCTCAGATGCGTCAGCACCACGGAAACATTGTCGATCGGGTGGAAGCCTTCGCGCTTCAGATCCTCGGCAAACGCTTCCAGGACGGAGACCGCCGGCATTCCGAAAGCCGGTTCCCGGATATCGTCACCGGGGACCTTCGGCTTGCGCCCGGAACCGGTGATGACGAGCACCTCGCCCACCCGAAGCTGGTTGGAAGCGACGGTCGTGCCGTGGATGCGGATCTGATAGGCCTTTTCGGGAATCGCGATATCGTCGGTGACCTTGATCTCCGGAACAACGAAACCGTACTGGCTCGCGAACTTGCGGCGCATCTTGCCGACGCGGAAAGCGAGTTCCTGGTGGGCGCCGAGCAATCG
It includes:
- the fliR gene encoding flagellar biosynthetic protein FliR; the protein is MITDPEGTVLALFAAFCRIGTCLMVLPGFSSARVAPQIRLFIAFAVSLAVLPVLWDVIYPKVQSAGYGYIGIVAGEALIGAMYGMIPRLFVLGLQFAGSAISMSIGFNAPGGADILEDTSENQLTNMISFAGLMLLFVMDFHHTVLRALVDSYGLMPLGVFPDAQKMLISLTDTLSATFYLMLRLASPFIIFGLMFNFSVGLINKLAPQIPIYFISLPYLIIGGLFLLYFAIAALVSQFASQFAVIFLG